From the genome of Chionomys nivalis chromosome 19, mChiNiv1.1, whole genome shotgun sequence, one region includes:
- the LOC130890425 gene encoding H-2 class II histocompatibility antigen, E-D beta chain-like — protein MMGVWLPRGLYVAAVTVALMVLSPPAALVRDPRPHFLLQLKGECHYLNGTERMRTVTRFIYNQEEFARFDSDIGKFLAVTELGQPIAEDLNSQKDVLDNYRASVDRCRNNYQLVDWFLLNLKAEPQVTVYPAKTQPLEHHNLLVCSVRGFYPGHIEVRWFRNGQEEKTGVVTTGLIRNGDWTFQALVMLEMVPQSGEVYTCQVEHPSLTSPARVEWRAQSTSARKKMLSGAVVLVLGLLSLPGGLFIYSRNLRGKELVGPTFSIAFQGRVVASLSSLQISPH, from the exons atGATGGGTGTGTGGCTCCCCAGAGGCCTCTATGTGGCAGCTGTGACTGTGGCGCTGATGGTGCTGAGCCCTCCCGCGGCTTTGGTCAGGGACCCCCGAC CACATTTCCTGCTGCAGCTGAAGGGCGAGTGTCATTACCTCAATGGGACGGAGCGCATGAGGACTGTGACCAGATTCATCTATAACCAGGAAGAGTTTGCACGCTTTGACAGTGACATTGGGAAGTTCCTGGCAGTGACGGAGCTGGGGCAGCCCATAGCCGAGGACTTGAATAGCCAGAAGGATGTCCTGGACAATTATCGGGCCTCAGTGGACAGGTGCAGAAACAACTACCAACTTGTTGATTGGTTCCTGTTGAACTTAAAAG CTGAGCCTCAGGTGACTGTGTACCCGGCAAAGACACAGCCCCTGGAGCACCATAACCTCCTGGTCTGCTCTGTGAGAGGCTTCTACCCAGGCCACATTGAAGTCAGATGGTTCCGGAATGGCCAGGAGGAGAAGACTGGGGTCGTGACCACGGGCCTGATCCGGAATGGGGACTGGACCTTCCAGGCACTGGTGATGCTGGAGATGGTTCCTCAGAGTGGAGAGGTTTACACCTGCCAGGTGGAGCACCCCAGCCTGACCAGCCCTGCCAGAGTGGAGTGGA GGGCTCAGTCCACGTCAGCACGGAAGAAGATGCTGAGTGGAGCTGTGGTCTTGGTGCTGGGTCTGCTGTCCCTCCCAGGGGGGCTGTTCATCTACTCGAGGAACCTGAGAGGTAAGGAGCTGGTGGGGCCAACATTCTCCATAGCATTTCAGGGGAGAGTTGTGGCTTCGCTAAG CTCCCTACAGATCTCCCCACACTGA